From Hippoglossus stenolepis isolate QCI-W04-F060 chromosome 6, HSTE1.2, whole genome shotgun sequence, a single genomic window includes:
- the LOC124851972 gene encoding nuclear factor 7, brain-like → MASASYTEDLNCSICLTFFTDPVVLLCGHSFCRECIHRSLSSQRQCPQCRADVPETGKCLPTNHSLKSLVEKEVDKLRREHENVKEVDEWLCHEHEERLKLFCVTDQQLVCIICRDGEKHQGHKFTPVKEAAAPLRETLEAYMQGIADDINATERLANTQREEIAKTKDKAQQLTTQISTQFKEMHQFLWKREDEIKNDLKLKEENALEEMSDTLNTMETALTESRVLEENVPCVLEITDSEVHKELD, encoded by the exons ATGGCGTCTGCTTCTTACACAGAGGATTTGAATTGTTCCATCTGTCTGACATTCTTCACGGATCCTGTAGTGCTTCTATGTGGCCACTCTTTCTGCAGAGAATGTATTCATCGTTCTCTGAGTTCACAGCGCCAGTGTCCACAGTGTCGAGCAGATGTTCCAGAAACGGGGAAATGTCTTCCAACCAATCACAGTTTGAAAAGTCTTGTTGAAAAAGAAGTCGACAAGTTGAGGAGAGAgcatgaaaatgtcaaagag GTTGATGAATGGTTGTGCCATGAACATGAAGAAAGGCTGAAGCTGTTCTGCGTCACTGATCAGCAGTTAGTTTGTATCATATGCCGTGACGGAGAGAAGCATCAAGGGCACAAGTTTACGCCAGTCAAAGAAGCAGCCGCACCTTTGAGGGAGACGTTGGAGGCATATATGCAAGGCATTGCTGATGATATCAATGCTACAGAGAGGCTGgccaacacacagagggaggagataGCAAAAACCAAAGACAAGGCTCAGCAGCTGACGACCCAGATCAGCACACAGTTTAAGGAGATGCACCAGTTTCTATGgaagagagaagatgagatCAAAAATGACCTGAAACTCAAAGAGGAAAATGCTCTGGAGGAAATGAGTGACACATTAAATACCATGGAAACTGCTTTGACTGAGAGCAGAGTTCTAGAGGAAAACGTACCGTGTGTTCTGGAAATCACAGATTCAGAGGTTCATAAAGAGCTGGACTGA